In Deltaproteobacteria bacterium, a single genomic region encodes these proteins:
- a CDS encoding cytochrome C oxidase subunit IV family protein — protein sequence MSTKTFLNGKPIDDVVEVHEHVSPQMTYVKVLLGLFALTGLTYAVSFADLGSASLYVAMAVAFAKATLVCMFFMHLKYDDRFHVFVFLSTVIFVGIFFLFTLFDLNSRQRLNEEQGTFFRIQQGDKWSDSQRTNHDAYEAKRAAEAKAAAEGKAAPEGKAADAGKAPAQH from the coding sequence ATGAGCACGAAGACCTTTCTCAACGGCAAGCCCATCGACGACGTCGTCGAGGTCCACGAGCACGTCTCGCCGCAGATGACCTACGTGAAGGTCCTGTTGGGGCTGTTCGCCCTGACCGGTCTCACCTACGCGGTCTCGTTCGCCGACCTCGGGTCGGCGAGCCTGTATGTCGCGATGGCGGTGGCGTTCGCGAAGGCGACGCTGGTGTGCATGTTCTTCATGCACCTCAAGTACGACGATCGCTTCCACGTGTTCGTGTTCCTGAGCACGGTGATCTTCGTCGGCATCTTCTTCTTGTTCACGCTGTTCGACCTCAACAGTCGCCAGCGGCTCAACGAGGAGCAGGGCACGTTCTTCCGCATCCAGCAGGGCGACAAGTGGAGCGACTCCCAGCGCACCAATCACGACGCCTACGAGGCCAAGCGCGCCGCAGAGGCGAAGGCGGCAGCGGAGGGCAAGGCCGCGCCGGAGGGCAAGGCCGCGGACGCGGGCAAGGCGCCCGCACAGCACTGA
- a CDS encoding cytochrome c oxidase subunit 3 family protein: MSTSHAHGPKPPHAFFQHHYNTVEQQAGAAKLGMWAFLATEILMFSGLFLAYFIVRGFYPEMVLGSHELLSKTMGGINTVVLLFSSFTMAMAVRSAQVGNTKAIVNYLYMTIACALIFMVVKYFEYTGKFAHGIFPGKYFDYERAAAYAAEHGHELVGLPHIFFGVYFTMTGLHGVHVLAGVIVLVWILQRAKKGHFGPQYFTPVENVGLYWHIVDLVWIFLFPLLYLVK; this comes from the coding sequence ATGAGCACTTCGCATGCACACGGGCCCAAGCCGCCCCACGCGTTCTTCCAGCACCACTACAACACGGTCGAGCAGCAGGCTGGTGCCGCCAAGCTCGGCATGTGGGCGTTCCTCGCGACCGAGATCCTGATGTTCAGTGGGCTGTTCCTGGCCTACTTCATCGTGCGCGGGTTCTATCCGGAGATGGTGCTCGGCAGCCACGAGCTGCTGTCGAAGACCATGGGTGGCATCAACACGGTCGTGCTGCTCTTCTCGAGCTTCACGATGGCGATGGCGGTGCGGTCGGCCCAGGTCGGCAACACCAAGGCGATCGTCAACTACCTGTACATGACCATCGCGTGCGCGCTGATCTTCATGGTGGTCAAGTACTTCGAGTACACCGGCAAGTTCGCGCACGGCATCTTCCCCGGCAAGTACTTCGACTACGAGCGCGCGGCCGCCTACGCCGCCGAGCACGGCCACGAGCTGGTCGGGCTGCCGCACATCTTCTTCGGGGTCTACTTCACGATGACGGGCCTGCACGGCGTGCACGTGCTCGCCGGCGTGATCGTGCTGGTGTGGATCCTCCAGCGGGCAAAGAAGGGCCACTTCGGGCCGCAGTACTTCACCCCCGTCGAGAACGTGGGGCTGTACTGGCACATCGTCGACCTGGTGTGGATCTTCCTGTTCCCACTGCTCTACCTCGTGAAGTGA
- a CDS encoding cytochrome c maturation protein CcmE translates to MALGIGTKIGIGVVLAGALGYLVFSDTGEGVLEYLYVDKLMAAPEKYENRTIKVHGIVVAGSIQRKKGTTGDLKFVIEHDGAKLPVHYTNIPPDTFQEEGEVVVTGKLVDDVFESDEMSAKCPSKYEEEEGKAALGAQANKTGAPPQRRAPEGE, encoded by the coding sequence ATGGCGCTCGGCATCGGAACCAAAATCGGCATCGGCGTGGTCCTCGCGGGCGCGCTGGGCTACCTGGTGTTCTCGGACACCGGCGAGGGCGTGCTCGAGTACCTCTACGTCGACAAGCTCATGGCGGCGCCGGAGAAGTACGAGAACCGTACGATCAAGGTGCACGGCATCGTGGTCGCGGGCTCGATCCAGCGCAAGAAGGGCACCACCGGCGATCTCAAGTTCGTGATCGAACACGACGGCGCCAAGCTGCCGGTCCACTACACCAACATCCCGCCCGACACCTTCCAAGAAGAGGGTGAGGTGGTGGTGACGGGCAAGCTGGTCGACGACGTGTTCGAGTCCGACGAGATGTCGGCCAAGTGTCCCTCGAAGTACGAGGAAGAAGAGGGCAAGGCCGCGCTCGGGGCCCAAGCCAACAAGACCGGCGCGCCGCCCCAGCGACGCGCACCGGAAGGGGAGTAG
- a CDS encoding acyl-CoA dehydrogenase family protein, translating to MFDLRITDEQTAYIDTARKFAAEHIIPVAGHHDELGEMPLPVFRAAFDTGLVNVEIPEAYGGLGLHTLEGCLIAEELAYGCAGVATSIMCNHLGALPLLIAGTEAQKQHWLGALTGEFQFVSYCCSEPEAGSDVAAMRTRLTAKGDRWLLSGQKRWITNGGYAKFFTGFATIDPAARHKGITAFVIPRDLPGVSIGRKENKLGQRCSNTVDVIFEDVELGPEHLLGQPGGGFAVAMETFDKSRPMIAAQCAGIIRRAMDESIAYARERKTFGVPIAQHQAIQFMIAEMAMSYETVRLLYMKAAWEVDQGIRRTNTSSIAKSMGADLAMKCTTDAVQVFGGYGYTKEYPVEKLMRDAKLMQIYEGTSQVQRMVIAKNLLMRQG from the coding sequence ATGTTCGACCTGCGGATCACCGACGAGCAGACCGCGTACATCGACACCGCCCGCAAGTTCGCCGCCGAGCACATCATCCCGGTGGCGGGGCACCACGACGAGCTCGGCGAGATGCCGCTGCCGGTGTTCCGCGCGGCGTTCGACACCGGCCTGGTGAACGTCGAGATCCCCGAGGCCTACGGCGGCCTCGGCCTGCACACGCTCGAGGGGTGCCTCATCGCCGAAGAGCTCGCGTATGGCTGCGCCGGCGTGGCCACCAGCATCATGTGCAATCACCTCGGCGCGCTGCCGCTGCTCATCGCCGGCACCGAGGCGCAGAAGCAGCATTGGCTGGGCGCGCTCACCGGCGAGTTCCAGTTCGTCAGCTACTGCTGCAGCGAGCCCGAGGCCGGCTCCGACGTGGCGGCCATGCGTACACGCCTGACCGCCAAGGGTGACCGCTGGCTGCTGTCGGGCCAGAAGCGCTGGATCACCAACGGCGGCTACGCCAAGTTCTTCACCGGCTTCGCGACCATCGATCCCGCGGCGCGCCACAAGGGCATCACCGCGTTCGTGATCCCGCGCGATCTGCCGGGGGTCTCGATCGGGCGCAAGGAGAACAAGCTCGGGCAGCGCTGCTCCAACACGGTCGACGTGATCTTCGAGGACGTCGAGCTCGGGCCCGAGCACCTGCTGGGCCAGCCCGGCGGCGGCTTCGCGGTCGCGATGGAGACCTTCGACAAGTCGCGCCCGATGATCGCAGCGCAGTGCGCCGGCATCATCCGTCGGGCGATGGACGAGTCGATCGCCTACGCGCGCGAGCGCAAGACCTTCGGCGTTCCGATCGCGCAGCACCAGGCGATCCAGTTCATGATCGCGGAGATGGCGATGTCCTACGAGACGGTGCGCCTGCTCTACATGAAGGCGGCGTGGGAGGTCGATCAGGGCATCCGCCGCACCAACACCTCGTCGATCGCCAAGTCCATGGGCGCCGATCTGGCGATGAAGTGCACCACCGACGCGGTGCAGGTCTTCGGCGGCTACGGCTACACCAAGGAGTACCCGGTCGAGAAGCTCATGCGCGACGCCAAGCTCATGCAGATCTACGAGGGCACCTCGCAGGTCCAGCGCATGGTCATCGCGAAGAACCTGTTGATGCGGCAGGGCTGA
- a CDS encoding ABC transporter ATP-binding protein has product MAIAPLILRELGKRFGRLAVLRAIDLRVEPGEVVALLGANGCGKTTLLSIASGLAAPSSGLRAYGTEAVTELDRDARMRLAFVAHTTQLYARLSARENLELPASLRGEPLTKAAGDALLERVGLAAAAERAAGTFSRGMQQRLAIARALLSRPELLLLDEPFTALDFAGRGVLTEVLASERARGAAILLSSHDLDAVADVSDRAVLLADGHIRAHAARAVGESRDDFAARVRGLGSGGRNEPVARGHVDA; this is encoded by the coding sequence GTGGCGATCGCTCCGCTCATCCTGCGCGAGCTCGGCAAGCGCTTCGGTCGCCTCGCGGTCCTGCGGGCGATCGATCTGCGCGTCGAGCCGGGCGAGGTGGTCGCGCTGCTGGGCGCCAACGGCTGCGGCAAGACCACGCTGTTGTCGATCGCCTCGGGGCTGGCGGCGCCGTCGTCGGGTCTGCGGGCCTACGGCACCGAGGCGGTCACGGAGCTCGATCGCGACGCTCGCATGCGGCTGGCGTTCGTGGCCCACACCACCCAGCTGTACGCGCGGCTGAGCGCACGCGAGAACCTCGAGCTGCCCGCGTCGCTGCGGGGTGAGCCGCTGACCAAGGCCGCCGGCGATGCGCTGCTCGAGCGCGTCGGGCTGGCCGCGGCGGCCGAGCGCGCCGCGGGGACCTTCTCGCGCGGCATGCAGCAGCGGCTCGCGATCGCCCGCGCGTTGCTGTCGCGACCCGAGCTGCTGCTGCTCGACGAGCCCTTCACCGCGCTCGACTTCGCCGGCCGTGGCGTGCTCACCGAGGTGCTCGCCAGCGAGCGCGCCCGTGGGGCCGCGATCTTGCTCAGCTCCCACGACCTCGACGCGGTCGCCGACGTCAGCGACCGCGCGGTGCTGCTGGCCGACGGCCACATCCGTGCCCACGCCGCGCGGGCGGTCGGTGAGTCGCGCGACGACTTCGCCGCCCGCGTCCGCGGGCTCGGCAGCGGCGGTCGCAACGAGCCGGTCGCACGGGGGCACGTCGATGCCTGA
- a CDS encoding glutamate racemase: MRANLPIGVFDSGVGGLTVLRALKAALPHESFLYLGDTARLPYGSKSPDTVARYALQAAAVLVERGIKLLVVACNTATAMALPQLQAALPKFGVAGVIGVVEPGAQAACAASKTRRIAVIGTEGTIRGGAYTRAITAIDPHVEVVGRACPLFVALAEEGWVQGPIPTAVAHAYLDTLVTHVDTLVLGCTHFPVLAEAIAEVVGPGVRIVDSAATTAVAVASRLQQRDLLAPADAPATTTMLATDGRERFARVGAGFLGVPLLPDAVEIIDL, translated from the coding sequence GTGCGCGCGAACCTGCCGATCGGTGTGTTCGACTCGGGGGTCGGCGGGCTCACGGTGCTGCGCGCCCTGAAGGCCGCGTTGCCCCACGAGTCGTTCCTCTACCTCGGCGACACCGCGCGGCTGCCCTACGGCAGCAAGAGCCCCGACACGGTCGCTCGCTATGCGTTGCAGGCCGCGGCGGTGCTGGTCGAGCGCGGCATCAAGCTGTTGGTGGTCGCGTGCAACACCGCGACCGCGATGGCGCTGCCGCAGCTGCAGGCCGCGCTGCCGAAGTTCGGCGTCGCCGGGGTCATCGGCGTGGTCGAGCCCGGCGCGCAGGCGGCCTGTGCCGCCAGCAAGACCCGCCGCATCGCGGTGATCGGCACCGAGGGCACCATCCGTGGCGGTGCCTATACCCGGGCCATCACGGCGATCGATCCCCACGTCGAGGTGGTCGGCCGGGCCTGTCCGCTGTTCGTCGCGCTCGCCGAGGAGGGCTGGGTGCAGGGGCCGATTCCCACCGCGGTCGCCCACGCCTATCTCGACACGTTGGTGACCCACGTCGACACGCTGGTGCTGGGCTGCACCCACTTCCCGGTGCTGGCGGAGGCCATCGCGGAGGTGGTGGGGCCCGGCGTCCGCATCGTCGATTCGGCCGCGACCACGGCGGTCGCGGTCGCGTCCCGGCTGCAGCAACGCGATCTGTTGGCCCCCGCCGACGCGCCCGCAACCACCACCATGCTGGCGACCGACGGTCGCGAGCGCTTCGCACGGGTCGGGGCCGGGTTCCTCGGTGTGCCGCTGTTGCCGGACGCGGTGGAGATCATCGACCTCTGA
- a CDS encoding heme exporter protein CcmB codes for MPDRRAVGDALALDDAGAGPEHAAPHAGGRATNPVVVPRQAWLLAKNDLRQELRDLELVLTAGFFTVVVLVMFALAFAALPASAHVLAVPGMLWLAIAFVGALTLTRIFDREREADTLRAVLTWPVERVSIYFGKLLVSWLVVAGCGVLLMPALALLFPAAGVFLERPLESAALLALGVLAYCAVGTLFAAGLATASGKNVLLSVILYPLTSPALIFALVATRALLEGHAQFTTYLGQLAASDVVVMLIGSWLFEPVLVGSQRPLTDSNGARARARRERP; via the coding sequence ATGCCTGATCGACGCGCCGTCGGTGATGCGCTCGCGCTCGACGACGCCGGCGCGGGCCCCGAGCACGCGGCGCCGCATGCGGGCGGCCGTGCTACAAATCCCGTCGTGGTGCCCCGCCAAGCCTGGCTGCTGGCCAAGAACGACCTGCGCCAGGAGCTGCGGGATCTCGAGCTGGTGCTCACCGCGGGCTTCTTCACGGTGGTGGTGCTGGTGATGTTCGCGCTGGCGTTCGCGGCCCTGCCGGCGAGTGCCCACGTGCTCGCGGTGCCGGGCATGCTGTGGCTGGCGATCGCGTTCGTCGGCGCGCTCACGCTGACGCGCATCTTCGATCGCGAGCGCGAGGCCGACACCCTGCGTGCGGTGCTGACGTGGCCGGTCGAGCGGGTCTCGATCTACTTCGGCAAGCTGCTGGTGTCGTGGCTGGTGGTGGCGGGCTGCGGCGTGCTGCTGATGCCCGCGCTTGCGCTGCTGTTCCCCGCCGCCGGCGTGTTCCTCGAGCGGCCGCTCGAGTCGGCGGCCCTGCTGGCGCTGGGCGTGCTGGCCTACTGCGCGGTCGGGACCCTGTTCGCCGCCGGGCTCGCGACCGCCAGCGGCAAGAACGTGCTGCTCAGCGTCATCCTCTACCCGCTGACCTCGCCGGCGCTGATCTTCGCCTTGGTGGCCACGCGCGCGCTGCTCGAGGGCCACGCGCAGTTCACCACCTACCTCGGACAGCTGGCCGCGAGCGACGTGGTCGTGATGCTGATCGGCAGCTGGCTGTTCGAGCCGGTGCTGGTCGGCAGCCAGCGACCGCTGACGGACTCGAACGGCGCGCGCGCACGTGCGCGAAGGGAGCGACCATGA
- the ccsA gene encoding cytochrome c biogenesis protein CcsA codes for MTTTTSTPGPVSRLLPTLLFAVAAVVTPYSVQRVFLHTPIEKQMGTVQKIFYFHVPLAWIMMLLALTCGIAAAIQLRRRSRTAEALSIAAGELVLMTGLGVLITGPIWGHATWGRAWTWDARQISTGLLWLVFAAFVLLRRYGAAGSDRLAAALAVFGAVDVPIIYYAVKIWKTQHPTTDVVGSLPPQMWASLWPAFGALSAVSLALLLVRLRQEQTAAALDDAWIAYDEHGSADARAEGA; via the coding sequence ATGACCACCACGACCTCCACGCCCGGCCCGGTGTCACGCCTGCTGCCCACGCTGCTGTTTGCGGTCGCAGCCGTGGTCACGCCCTACAGCGTGCAGCGGGTGTTCCTGCACACGCCGATCGAGAAGCAGATGGGCACGGTGCAGAAGATCTTCTACTTCCACGTGCCGCTGGCGTGGATCATGATGCTGCTGGCGCTGACGTGCGGCATCGCGGCGGCGATCCAGCTGCGCCGACGCTCGCGCACCGCCGAGGCGCTGTCGATCGCCGCCGGCGAGCTGGTGCTGATGACCGGCCTGGGCGTGCTCATCACCGGGCCGATCTGGGGCCACGCGACGTGGGGACGCGCGTGGACCTGGGATGCGCGGCAGATCTCGACCGGCCTGCTGTGGCTGGTGTTCGCGGCGTTCGTGTTGCTGCGCCGCTATGGCGCGGCGGGCTCGGATCGCCTGGCCGCCGCGCTCGCGGTGTTCGGCGCCGTCGACGTGCCGATCATCTACTACGCGGTGAAGATCTGGAAGACGCAGCACCCCACCACCGACGTGGTCGGTTCGCTGCCGCCGCAGATGTGGGCGTCGCTGTGGCCAGCCTTCGGGGCCCTGTCCGCGGTGTCGCTGGCGTTGTTGCTGGTGCGACTGCGGCAGGAGCAGACCGCGGCCGCGCTCGACGACGCGTGGATTGCCTATGACGAACACGGCAGCGCCGATGCGCGCGCCGAAGGAGCCTGA
- a CDS encoding zinc ribbon domain-containing protein, producing the protein MGTTTQGQVSPAPGPSPRMRAGMLWAGGLAAGGVVMFLFLRVAANARLDGATTSLVLTAFALVLCLYSLYRLVQALAKPSLELAVEVEGELGLASDRALREEKRRLLRAINELRFDHEMGKLSQADYERVRDTYTLQAVEVMRQLEGEPALHPALAEQLGVAAKRVAQSEISTVQVARDELEAAAADPAALPTPAVATAPAAEASPAIADTPEPEPAADEAVAGVDARACAACEGRNDVDAKFCKHCGKELAA; encoded by the coding sequence GTGGGCACGACGACGCAGGGTCAGGTGTCACCGGCACCGGGGCCGTCACCGCGGATGCGTGCGGGCATGCTGTGGGCGGGCGGGCTGGCGGCCGGTGGCGTGGTGATGTTCTTGTTCCTGCGCGTCGCCGCGAACGCTCGGCTCGACGGCGCCACCACCTCGCTCGTGCTCACCGCCTTCGCGCTGGTGCTGTGCCTGTACTCGCTCTACCGGCTGGTGCAGGCGCTGGCGAAGCCGAGCCTCGAGCTCGCGGTGGAGGTCGAGGGCGAGCTCGGGCTCGCCTCCGATCGGGCGCTGCGCGAGGAGAAGCGACGCCTGTTGCGGGCGATCAACGAGCTGCGCTTCGACCACGAGATGGGCAAGCTCTCCCAGGCCGACTACGAGCGCGTGCGCGACACGTACACGCTGCAGGCGGTCGAGGTCATGCGCCAGCTCGAGGGCGAGCCGGCGCTGCATCCCGCCCTCGCGGAGCAGCTCGGCGTCGCGGCCAAGCGCGTCGCGCAATCGGAGATCTCGACCGTGCAGGTGGCGCGCGACGAGCTCGAGGCTGCGGCAGCGGACCCGGCCGCCCTGCCCACGCCCGCCGTCGCGACCGCGCCGGCGGCGGAGGCGTCGCCGGCGATCGCGGACACGCCCGAGCCCGAGCCCGCTGCGGACGAGGCGGTCGCCGGGGTCGACGCGCGCGCGTGTGCGGCCTGCGAGGGTCGCAACGACGTCGACGCCAAGTTCTGCAAGCACTGCGGCAAGGAGCTGGCGGCATGA
- the moaA gene encoding GTP 3',8-cyclase MoaA, producing MERTEAPPTPVVPAAVLAHGCTTLPLVDRIDRRIGYLRVSLTDRCNYRCTYCMPDRPGDYGPRAELLTLEEVAAVVAAFAAAGVERVRLTGGEPLLRRGLVELVANLSRLSGPQGALKVVLTTNGEHLASLAGPLAQAGLHAITVSVDSLIESRFAAITRRGRLPRVIAGIDAALASGLPVKLNTVAVRGFNDDELGELAMWAWRRGATPRFIELMPMASGELFVPGELMPAHDIREAIAAAIGSPLRPSDAPSIRGLGPARYHAVERGEFAGAVLGTIGAMTENFCASCNRLRLSASGALHGCLAHDDAGDLRSALRHSNDPQALHDVVQRVIGTKRDGHGFHADGSGGPRKSMMSIGG from the coding sequence GTGGAACGGACCGAAGCGCCGCCGACTCCGGTGGTGCCGGCCGCCGTGCTGGCGCACGGCTGCACGACGCTGCCCCTGGTCGACCGCATCGATCGCCGGATCGGCTACCTCCGGGTGTCGCTGACCGACCGCTGCAATTATCGCTGCACGTACTGCATGCCGGACCGGCCGGGCGACTACGGCCCGCGTGCCGAGCTGCTCACGCTCGAGGAGGTCGCGGCGGTCGTCGCTGCGTTCGCGGCCGCGGGGGTCGAGCGGGTCCGCCTGACCGGCGGCGAGCCGTTGCTGCGTCGGGGCCTGGTGGAGCTGGTCGCAAACCTGTCGCGGCTGTCGGGGCCCCAGGGCGCTCTGAAGGTGGTGCTCACCACCAACGGCGAGCACCTCGCGTCGCTCGCGGGCCCGCTCGCGCAGGCGGGGCTGCACGCGATCACCGTCAGCGTCGATTCGCTGATCGAGTCGCGCTTCGCCGCAATCACGCGCCGCGGTCGCCTGCCGCGGGTGATCGCGGGCATCGATGCCGCGCTCGCGTCGGGCTTGCCGGTCAAGCTCAACACCGTCGCCGTCCGCGGCTTCAACGACGACGAGCTCGGCGAGCTCGCAATGTGGGCGTGGCGCCGCGGCGCAACCCCGCGCTTCATCGAGCTGATGCCGATGGCCTCGGGTGAGCTGTTCGTGCCCGGCGAGCTGATGCCCGCCCACGACATCCGCGAGGCCATCGCGGCCGCGATCGGGTCGCCGCTGCGCCCGAGCGACGCGCCCAGCATCCGCGGGCTCGGGCCCGCGCGCTACCACGCGGTCGAGCGGGGCGAGTTCGCCGGGGCCGTGCTCGGCACCATCGGCGCGATGACCGAGAACTTCTGCGCCAGCTGCAATCGACTGCGGCTGAGCGCGAGCGGGGCCCTGCACGGGTGCCTCGCCCACGACGACGCCGGCGATCTGCGCTCGGCGCTGCGACACTCGAACGACCCGCAGGCGCTGCACGACGTCGTGCAGCGCGTGATCGGAACCAAGCGCGACGGGCATGGGTTCCATGCCGATGGCTCCGGCGGGCCGCGCAAGAGCATGATGAGCATCGGAGGTTGA
- a CDS encoding heme lyase CcmF/NrfE family subunit, whose protein sequence is MPISTLGTIACLVLFLLAVATVVLAVSGASRRSERLVEGAVQGIHGIFGVALFASMLLEYAFLAGDTSIQYVQHNSHPAMPLLYKITAFWGSLDGSLLFWVLLLSLFASMAVRANRLRHRTLIPHAVAILATILAFFAALLVFMKNPFDAWLLAEQAPVEGKGLNPLLQNPYMVCHPPSLYLGMVSLAVPYAFGMAALITGQVDEAWQRSVRRWTLFSWLFLSVGLVLGGLWAYEELGWGGYWAWDPVENAGLLPWFTCTAFLHSIMVQERRGMLKTWNLLLVIVTFFLTIFGTFLTRSGVVQSVHAFGEDPALAWTFGGFMLVILVGSFGLLFRRRALLRSRHELESVLSREFAFLVNNWMFLVCALFVAGATMYPTFTQWSGQLAEKYEWYREMMFSLHVYDRAVWDEFLLRGGGPLPWNRVTIGPAFFNHYMAPLGLGLLFLTGFGPLVAWRKTTGASLVEQFRGPLAAGVVATLVAAFAIPLVRSEGGFEILSPEGLACFGLCGFTGWTIIQEFYRGVAVRRRARPQGVVDALIGLVTRARRRYGGYIVHLGVVLMFLGWAGNSYKLERKLGIYPGDTIALGDYEIEYVGARATADWQKEMLTVEMVVRKGDGQAGVLTPAKWWYFQLPDQPTTEVSRLMRPGGDVYASIADVDMTSGWARVNLYYNPLVNWVWLGFAVMLAGGIVCIGSKREEAEGSG, encoded by the coding sequence ATGCCCATCTCGACCCTCGGCACCATCGCGTGCCTGGTGTTGTTCCTGCTGGCGGTCGCGACCGTGGTGCTCGCGGTCAGCGGTGCCTCGCGTCGCTCCGAGCGCCTCGTCGAAGGCGCGGTGCAGGGCATCCACGGCATCTTCGGCGTGGCCTTGTTCGCGTCGATGCTGCTCGAGTATGCCTTCCTCGCCGGCGACACCAGCATCCAGTACGTGCAGCACAACAGCCACCCGGCGATGCCGCTGCTCTACAAGATCACGGCGTTCTGGGGCTCGCTCGATGGCAGCCTGCTGTTCTGGGTGCTGCTGCTGAGCCTGTTCGCGTCGATGGCGGTGCGGGCCAATCGCCTGCGCCATCGCACGCTCATCCCCCACGCGGTGGCGATCCTCGCCACCATCCTGGCGTTCTTCGCCGCGCTGTTGGTGTTCATGAAGAACCCCTTCGATGCGTGGTTGCTGGCCGAGCAGGCGCCGGTCGAGGGCAAGGGGCTGAACCCGCTGCTGCAGAATCCGTACATGGTCTGCCACCCGCCGAGCCTGTACCTCGGCATGGTCTCGCTGGCGGTGCCGTACGCGTTCGGCATGGCCGCGCTCATCACCGGGCAGGTCGACGAGGCCTGGCAGCGCAGCGTGCGACGATGGACGCTGTTCTCGTGGCTGTTCCTCAGCGTCGGGCTGGTGCTCGGCGGCCTGTGGGCCTACGAGGAGCTGGGCTGGGGCGGCTACTGGGCCTGGGATCCGGTCGAGAACGCGGGCCTGCTGCCGTGGTTCACGTGCACCGCGTTCCTGCACTCGATCATGGTCCAAGAGCGCCGCGGCATGCTCAAGACGTGGAACCTGCTGCTGGTGATCGTCACGTTCTTCCTGACCATCTTCGGCACGTTCCTGACCCGCAGCGGCGTGGTCCAGAGCGTCCACGCCTTCGGTGAGGACCCGGCGCTCGCGTGGACCTTCGGCGGCTTCATGCTGGTGATCCTGGTGGGCTCGTTCGGCCTGCTGTTCCGCCGGCGCGCGCTGCTGCGCTCGCGTCACGAGCTCGAGAGCGTGCTCAGCCGCGAGTTCGCGTTCCTGGTCAACAACTGGATGTTCCTGGTGTGCGCGCTGTTCGTGGCGGGCGCGACCATGTACCCGACGTTCACGCAGTGGTCGGGTCAGCTGGCCGAGAAGTACGAGTGGTACCGCGAGATGATGTTCTCGCTGCACGTCTACGACCGCGCGGTATGGGACGAGTTCCTGCTGCGCGGCGGTGGGCCGCTGCCGTGGAACCGCGTCACCATCGGTCCGGCGTTCTTCAACCACTACATGGCGCCGCTCGGGCTGGGTCTGCTGTTCCTGACCGGCTTCGGGCCGCTGGTGGCGTGGCGCAAGACCACCGGCGCGTCGCTGGTGGAGCAGTTCCGTGGGCCGCTGGCGGCCGGTGTGGTCGCCACGCTGGTGGCCGCGTTCGCGATCCCGCTGGTGCGCAGCGAAGGTGGCTTCGAGATCCTCTCGCCCGAGGGCCTGGCCTGCTTCGGCCTGTGTGGTTTCACCGGCTGGACCATCATCCAAGAGTTCTACCGTGGGGTCGCCGTGCGTCGCCGCGCGCGGCCGCAGGGCGTCGTCGATGCACTGATCGGCCTCGTGACGCGCGCGCGCCGGCGCTACGGCGGCTACATCGTGCACCTGGGCGTGGTGCTGATGTTCCTCGGCTGGGCCGGCAACTCCTACAAGCTCGAGCGCAAGCTCGGCATCTACCCCGGCGACACCATCGCGCTCGGCGACTACGAGATCGAGTATGTCGGCGCGCGGGCGACCGCCGACTGGCAGAAGGAGATGCTCACGGTCGAGATGGTCGTGCGCAAGGGCGACGGCCAGGCCGGGGTGCTGACGCCGGCGAAGTGGTGGTACTTCCAGCTGCCCGATCAGCCCACCACCGAGGTCTCTCGGCTGATGCGGCCGGGCGGCGACGTCTATGCGTCCATCGCCGACGTCGACATGACCAGCGGCTGGGCGCGCGTGAACCTCTACTACAACCCGTTGGTGAACTGGGTGTGGCTGGGCTTCGCGGTGATGCTCGCGGGCGGCATCGTGTGCATCGGCTCCAAGCGCGAGGAAGCCGAAGGCAGTGGCTGA